One Owenweeksia hongkongensis DSM 17368 genomic region harbors:
- a CDS encoding DUF4199 domain-containing protein: protein MNNAVKSAASKFGPIIAAIGISYTLIAYLVDMHLMVNMWAGISLWVINFVLLIIAVRTAKVAMGGFISFKNAFSTFLLTFVLSSLLSTVFAILLFGVVDTEAADQLQELTIETSVSFMEKLGTPESEIEKQVSAMEENNQFSALNQVKGFFMGIVFYAILGLIVAAVMKKDKPNFEYQPLDGDNE, encoded by the coding sequence ATGAACAATGCCGTAAAATCAGCCGCTTCAAAGTTTGGCCCTATCATAGCCGCTATAGGTATATCTTACACATTAATAGCCTACTTAGTAGATATGCACCTCATGGTGAATATGTGGGCAGGTATCTCATTATGGGTTATCAATTTTGTCTTATTGATTATCGCTGTGCGCACAGCCAAGGTTGCAATGGGTGGGTTCATTTCATTTAAGAATGCTTTCTCCACGTTCCTTCTAACCTTTGTTTTATCATCTTTACTGTCAACTGTTTTTGCAATTTTGTTGTTTGGAGTTGTTGATACTGAGGCTGCTGATCAACTGCAAGAACTTACCATAGAAACTTCAGTATCCTTTATGGAAAAGCTGGGTACACCAGAATCTGAAATTGAAAAACAGGTGAGCGCTATGGAGGAAAACAATCAATTTTCTGCTTTAAATCAGGTAAAAGGCTTTTTTATGGGAATAGTGTTTTACGCTATTTTGGGACTTATCGTGGCTGCGGTAATGAAAAAAGACAAGCCCAATTTTGAGTATCAACCTCTAGATGGCGACAACGAATAG
- a CDS encoding glycosyltransferase encodes MKFTLISPTFKRPDEVTEFLESLLSQNHHSFEVILGDGTPGDTLRPELKRFENNGHYPLTIVYEEYLSVSDGRNRAAEHAKGEYIIFLDSDCIIPENYLNNIEAYLKQNPLDAFGGPDAAHKDFTNLQKAISYSMTSIFTTGGIRGKKNHVGAYHPRGFNMGMKRSVFEAVGGYSEFRCGEDIELSIRVIKAGYQVGLIEEAYVYHKRRTSLKQFFKQVFRFGAARINIYKRHKEELKLTHMFPFAFLLFMITVLVLQFTPFTELALYAAGGFAAYLVAIFAGALLESKNIGVAFLSIATSITMLSGYGWGFFRNWWAYNIAGKEGGLKL; translated from the coding sequence GTGAAGTTTACCCTTATTTCGCCCACCTTCAAAAGACCGGATGAAGTAACCGAGTTTTTAGAAAGCTTGCTTTCGCAAAATCACCACAGCTTTGAAGTTATACTTGGCGATGGAACTCCCGGAGATACTTTGCGTCCTGAGCTTAAGCGTTTCGAAAATAACGGTCATTACCCGCTTACCATAGTTTATGAAGAGTACCTTTCGGTGAGTGATGGCAGAAACCGTGCGGCTGAACATGCCAAAGGGGAGTACATCATTTTCTTAGATTCGGATTGTATCATTCCTGAGAACTATCTCAATAATATTGAAGCCTACTTAAAGCAAAATCCTTTGGATGCTTTTGGTGGCCCAGATGCTGCGCATAAGGATTTTACCAATCTTCAAAAGGCGATTTCTTACAGCATGACTTCCATTTTTACCACTGGAGGAATTCGCGGCAAGAAAAATCATGTTGGAGCTTATCACCCTCGTGGTTTTAATATGGGCATGAAACGCTCGGTTTTTGAGGCGGTTGGTGGATATTCAGAGTTTCGCTGTGGCGAAGATATTGAGCTGAGTATTCGAGTAATAAAGGCTGGATACCAAGTTGGTCTTATTGAAGAAGCTTATGTGTACCACAAACGCAGAACTAGCCTAAAGCAGTTTTTCAAACAAGTGTTTCGCTTTGGTGCAGCCCGCATCAACATTTACAAACGCCATAAGGAAGAGCTTAAGTTGACCCACATGTTTCCTTTTGCCTTTTTACTCTTCATGATCACCGTTTTGGTGCTTCAGTTTACACCATTTACTGAATTGGCCTTATACGCAGCGGGAGGCTTTGCCGCATATTTAGTAGCCATTTTTGCAGGAGCTTTGCTCGAAAGCAAAAATATAGGTGTTGCATTTTTGTCTATCGCTACTTCCATTACCATGCTTAGCGGTTATGGCTGGGGTTTTTTTAGGAATTGGTGGGCTTATAATATTGCAGGTAAAGAAGGTGGTTTGAAGTTGTAG
- the fsa gene encoding fructose-6-phosphate aldolase — protein MKFFIDTANLEQIKEAQDLGVLDGVTTNPSLMAKEGITGEENIKQHYLKICELVDGDVSAEVISTDFEGMIKEGEALAALHPQIIVKVPMIKDGIKALKYFSDNGIKTNCTLVFSAGQALLAAKAGATYVSPFIGRLDDISTNGLELIEKIRLIYDNYGFETEILAASVRHTMHVIDCAEIGADVITGPLSSITGLLNHPLTDIGLEKFLADHKKAAQ, from the coding sequence ATGAAATTTTTTATTGATACCGCTAATCTTGAACAAATCAAAGAAGCTCAGGATCTTGGAGTATTGGATGGTGTAACTACCAATCCGTCACTGATGGCCAAAGAAGGCATTACAGGTGAAGAAAACATCAAGCAACACTATTTGAAAATCTGCGAATTGGTAGATGGTGATGTGAGTGCAGAGGTTATTTCAACCGATTTTGAAGGAATGATCAAGGAAGGAGAAGCTCTTGCTGCTCTTCACCCACAAATCATTGTAAAAGTACCAATGATCAAAGATGGTATCAAAGCCCTTAAATACTTTAGTGACAACGGTATTAAAACCAACTGTACTCTAGTATTCTCTGCAGGCCAAGCACTTTTAGCAGCCAAAGCTGGAGCTACTTATGTTTCTCCATTTATTGGTCGTTTGGATGATATTTCAACCAATGGTTTAGAGTTAATCGAAAAGATTCGTCTAATCTATGACAACTACGGTTTTGAAACGGAAATTCTTGCTGCTTCTGTTCGTCATACTATGCACGTAATTGACTGCGCTGAAATTGGCGCTGATGTAATTACAGGTCCATTAAGCTCTATTACAGGTTTGCTTAATCATCCGCTTACTGATATTGGTTTGGAAAAATTCCTTGCTGATCATAAAAAAGCTGCTCAATAG
- a CDS encoding DUF2683 family protein, whose product MKTENTFIIHPETKEQENALKAFIKALKMKFEISERKTYDSEFVAKVEEIRNQAYEGKTTKVDKDDLKEFLGL is encoded by the coding sequence ATGAAAACAGAGAACACATTCATCATACACCCTGAAACCAAAGAGCAGGAAAATGCCCTTAAGGCTTTTATAAAAGCACTTAAGATGAAGTTTGAAATAAGTGAGAGGAAAACCTATGATTCTGAATTTGTGGCTAAAGTAGAGGAAATCAGAAATCAAGCTTATGAGGGAAAAACCACAAAAGTTGACAAAGACGATCTCAAAGAATTTTTAGGCTTGTAA
- a CDS encoding glycosyltransferase family 2 protein translates to MDISIVIPLYNEDESLPELYRWIAKVMVANNYSYEVIFVDDGSTDNSWQVITELAAAHPEVKAIKFRRNHGKSAGLNVGFEAAQGDVVFTMDADLQDSPDEIPGMRAMIVDEGYDLISGWKKKRYDPISKTIPTKLFNWATRKMSDIELHDFNCGLKAYKHDVVKNVDVHGEMHRYIPFLAKNAGFKKIGEKVVEHRARKYGTTKFGLERFVNGFLDLVTLAFISKFAKRPMHFFGLFGTLMFLIGFGAIVYIGADKLYMLSIGQKARLVTDIAWFYISLTSMILGTMLFLTGFIAELIVRNSGRKTEYTVGQRLNLD, encoded by the coding sequence ATGGATATTTCTATAGTAATTCCTCTTTATAACGAAGACGAGTCCTTACCGGAACTTTATAGATGGATTGCCAAAGTAATGGTGGCCAACAATTATTCTTATGAAGTAATATTTGTAGATGATGGCTCTACCGACAACAGTTGGCAGGTTATTACTGAATTGGCTGCTGCTCATCCCGAGGTAAAAGCAATCAAATTCAGACGTAATCACGGAAAGTCGGCAGGGTTGAATGTAGGCTTTGAAGCCGCCCAAGGTGATGTAGTTTTCACCATGGATGCCGATCTTCAGGATAGCCCGGATGAAATACCAGGGATGCGCGCCATGATTGTAGATGAAGGTTATGATCTTATTAGTGGATGGAAGAAAAAGCGCTATGATCCGATTTCTAAAACTATTCCTACCAAGCTTTTTAACTGGGCTACGCGCAAGATGAGCGATATCGAGCTGCATGATTTCAATTGCGGCTTGAAAGCATATAAACACGATGTAGTTAAAAACGTGGATGTACATGGTGAAATGCACCGGTACATTCCTTTTTTGGCAAAAAATGCCGGATTTAAAAAGATAGGGGAGAAAGTAGTGGAGCACCGTGCCCGTAAATATGGTACTACCAAGTTTGGTTTGGAGCGTTTTGTCAATGGCTTTTTAGATTTGGTAACCCTTGCCTTCATTTCCAAGTTTGCCAAGCGCCCTATGCACTTCTTTGGCCTTTTCGGAACGCTGATGTTCTTAATAGGTTTTGGAGCCATAGTTTATATAGGTGCTGATAAACTTTATATGTTGAGCATTGGCCAAAAGGCCCGACTGGTAACTGATATCGCTTGGTTTTACATTTCGCTTACCTCAATGATATTGGGAACCATGCTTTTCCTTACAGGATTTATAGCCGAGCTTATCGTTCGCAATAGCGGAAGGAAAACTGAGTATACCGTTGGGCAAAGATTAAACCTAGACTAG
- a CDS encoding Txe/YoeB family addiction module toxin, producing the protein MKHELTGCWSRRINKEHRLVYEVAENEIFILSVKGHY; encoded by the coding sequence ATAAAACATGAACTTACCGGATGTTGGTCACGGAGAATAAATAAAGAACATCGCCTTGTCTACGAGGTTGCTGAAAACGAAATCTTCATTCTATCGGTTAAAGGACATTATTGA
- a CDS encoding ATP-binding protein has translation MKLTKDYTVLTLLVLIFSISIVYGQSLNDAMEDKEDAVMDSIINHFQQFAWKVNSTSPDLAQSYLDSASNFTNARTQTLALAKILEIKGALHLANLNYKEASMALRQSINLYNQSDKHKFRAGFAQIELGTIYYNLGQYEEAIKFYQPAIDLFDSADKANKVYGKSLAHNNIGLCQLQFKDYSGALKSFNKGLEYRLTLPQPELIAHSHNYIARVHSDLGHYAKADSVINEGLALDGLDSNNIWYKQLELKKGHLKILQGNTDEAQILLDKVNSYAYTNKQEELYEELNQSLSKLYISTNEFDQAKAYATRGYREQLAGRDYKGAIAFTNLNKEIALQQGNTEDALLYSEKVSALKDSFITQNSIALKDLMNLGGEMIEAQHENNELQNTKNEYSNVIEDQKDLLIASVTLIVLLLLIAYIVTQLNNKLKENQKNQRELNLRILAVINRSESLIISLGADGVIRVINKPAVNFFKNWINVELQAGDQMEEKLLETEAFSSWKNALKKSKSVKHWKEVSQFNIKKQRYYFLENFSSISHKDGSYAGLVMVANDITKEHEFNIKMSEQNNSLEKSNKAKERMLSILAHDLKDAVYSAHSLSELVLETPDEFPKEELIHLFSLLHGNFDKTKSLLDGLLDWIRTQTGGLDINPTPFILSNLVSEVFEASYPKSISKKIALSMEIPSDLAVSGDREMIKTVLRNLVNNSLKYTQPESGCVKVISEQDGDMICISVKDNGQGISKENQKKLFQGPGKFTTMGTAKEQGTGFGLSLCKELINLHKSELSVNSEEGEGSEFKFQLPMAHTNDLSKKQLH, from the coding sequence ATGAAGCTGACTAAAGACTATACTGTTTTAACGCTTCTTGTTTTAATATTCTCTATTAGCATTGTCTATGGTCAGTCTCTTAATGATGCTATGGAAGATAAGGAGGATGCTGTTATGGACAGTATCATCAATCATTTTCAACAATTTGCTTGGAAAGTAAACTCTACATCTCCTGACCTTGCACAAAGTTACCTAGACTCAGCTAGCAACTTTACCAACGCTCGTACACAAACATTAGCTTTAGCTAAAATCCTAGAAATCAAAGGAGCTCTGCACCTTGCTAATTTAAATTATAAAGAGGCGAGCATGGCTCTCAGGCAGAGTATCAACCTTTACAATCAGAGCGACAAACATAAATTTCGCGCAGGCTTTGCTCAAATAGAACTCGGCACTATTTATTACAACCTTGGGCAGTATGAAGAAGCTATAAAATTTTATCAACCTGCCATTGACCTCTTTGATTCGGCTGATAAAGCCAATAAAGTATATGGTAAATCCCTTGCTCATAATAATATTGGATTGTGCCAATTACAATTTAAGGATTACTCAGGGGCTTTGAAATCTTTTAATAAAGGTCTTGAATATAGGCTTACACTACCCCAACCTGAACTAATTGCTCACAGTCACAACTACATAGCAAGGGTTCACAGCGATTTAGGGCACTATGCTAAGGCTGACTCAGTGATAAATGAAGGACTTGCATTAGACGGGCTTGATTCTAATAATATATGGTATAAACAATTAGAACTTAAAAAAGGACATCTAAAAATCCTTCAAGGAAATACTGATGAAGCACAGATTCTATTGGACAAGGTGAATAGTTATGCATACACTAATAAACAAGAAGAGCTTTATGAAGAGCTGAACCAAAGCTTAAGCAAACTTTATATTTCTACCAATGAATTTGACCAAGCGAAAGCCTATGCAACCAGAGGCTATAGAGAACAACTTGCTGGCCGTGATTATAAAGGAGCTATCGCCTTTACTAATCTTAACAAAGAAATAGCGTTACAGCAAGGAAATACCGAAGATGCGCTTCTCTATTCAGAAAAGGTTTCAGCACTAAAAGATTCTTTTATCACCCAAAATAGCATTGCCCTAAAGGATTTAATGAATCTGGGCGGTGAAATGATAGAGGCTCAACATGAAAATAATGAGCTTCAGAATACTAAGAATGAATACTCAAATGTCATTGAAGATCAAAAAGATCTATTGATTGCTTCCGTTACATTAATAGTTTTACTTCTGCTTATAGCATATATAGTAACTCAACTTAACAATAAGTTGAAAGAAAATCAAAAAAACCAACGGGAGCTAAACCTAAGAATACTAGCTGTAATCAATCGTTCTGAAAGTCTTATTATCTCTTTGGGAGCCGATGGCGTGATCCGTGTGATAAATAAACCAGCTGTAAATTTCTTTAAAAATTGGATTAACGTAGAATTGCAGGCCGGAGATCAGATGGAAGAAAAGCTTCTTGAAACAGAGGCTTTTTCATCTTGGAAAAATGCTTTGAAGAAGTCTAAATCTGTCAAACATTGGAAGGAGGTATCTCAATTCAACATAAAAAAACAACGATATTATTTTCTAGAGAACTTCTCTTCTATTTCACATAAAGACGGCTCCTACGCTGGGCTTGTAATGGTAGCCAATGACATTACAAAAGAGCACGAGTTTAACATAAAAATGTCTGAGCAAAATAATAGCCTTGAAAAAAGCAATAAGGCTAAAGAGCGAATGCTTTCTATTTTAGCTCATGATTTAAAAGATGCTGTTTATTCTGCCCACTCCCTCTCCGAGTTGGTTTTGGAAACTCCGGATGAATTTCCAAAAGAAGAGCTCATTCACCTATTCTCACTTCTTCACGGTAACTTTGATAAAACCAAAAGTTTGCTTGATGGCCTTCTTGACTGGATCAGAACCCAAACAGGTGGATTAGATATCAACCCTACCCCTTTTATTTTATCAAATTTAGTCAGTGAAGTTTTTGAAGCATCTTATCCAAAGAGCATTTCTAAGAAAATTGCGCTGAGCATGGAAATTCCAAGTGACCTTGCAGTTTCAGGTGATCGTGAAATGATAAAGACAGTATTAAGAAATTTGGTAAATAACTCCCTGAAATACACCCAACCTGAATCTGGATGTGTAAAAGTAATTTCTGAACAAGATGGTGACATGATTTGTATTTCGGTGAAAGATAACGGTCAAGGGATTTCAAAAGAAAATCAGAAAAAACTGTTTCAAGGGCCAGGAAAGTTTACTACCATGGGAACTGCTAAGGAACAAGGTACAGGCTTTGGTTTGAGTTTGTGTAAAGAGCTAATAAATTTGCATAAAAGCGAACTATCCGTTAACTCGGAAGAAGGCGAAGGCAGTGAGTTTAAATTCCAATTGCCCATGGCTCACACAAACGATCTATCAAAAAAGCAACTTCATTAA